One genomic region from Phragmites australis chromosome 1, lpPhrAust1.1, whole genome shotgun sequence encodes:
- the LOC133920135 gene encoding hexokinase-6-like, translating to MSFCRDEHGLFYALDLGGTNFRVIRVQLGGRQKRVVKQQYQEVSIPPHLMVGTSTELFDFIAAELQNFVRTEGEDFHLPEGRQRELGFTFSFPVHQTSIASGTLIKWTKGFCINGTVGEDVVAELSRAMERQGLDMKVTALVNDTVGTLAGGRYVDNDVVAAVILGTGTNAAYVEHANVIPKWNGLLPRSGNMVINMEWGNFRSDKLPRSEYDSALDFESLNPGEQIYEKMISGMYLGEIVRRILLKLAHDTSLFGDVVPPKLEQLFILRTPDMSAMHHDTSHDLKHLGAKLKDILGVPDTSLEARYITLHVCDLVAERGARLAAAGIYGILKKLGKDKVSSDGSQKQRTVVAMDGGLYEHYKKFSACVESTLADLLGEKAASSVVVKLANDGSGIGAALLAASHSQYAEAE from the exons ATGTCATTCTGCAGGGATGAACATGGACTGTTCTATGCACTGGATCTTGGCGGGACCAACTTTCGTGTCATACGGGTGCAACTTGGAGGAAGACAGAAGCGTGTTGTGAAACAACAATACCAAGAGGTCTCCATTCCGCCTCATCTAATGGTTGGGACTTCCACG GAACTGTTTGATTTCATTGCTGCTGAGTTGCAAAATTTTGTCCGGACTGAAGGAGAAGATTTCCACCTACCAGAGGGCAGGCAGAGAGAACTGGGTTTCACCTTTTCTTTCCCAGTGCACCAAACATCAATAGCATCGGGCACTCTAATTAAGTGGACCAAGGGATTTTGCATCAATGGCACG GTTGGGGAAGATGTTGTGGCTGAATTGAGCAGGGCTATGGAGAGGCAGGGTCTTGATATGAAAGTTACAGCTCTG GTTAATGATACTGTAGGCACTTTGGCTGGCGGGAGATATGTCGATAATGATGTTGTTGCAGCTGTAATATTGGGAACTGGCACTAATGCAGCTTATGTGGAGCATGCAAATGTAATTCCAAAATGGAATGGGCTACTACCTAGATCTGGGAATATG GTAATCAACATGGAATGGGGAAACTTCAGGTCAGATAAGCTTCCTCGTTCAGAGTATGATAGTGCCTTGGATTTTGAAAGTTTGAACCCTGGCGAGCAG ATATATGAAAAGATGATTTCTGGAATGTATCTTGGAGAAATTGTGCGAAGGATCCTGCTGAAACTGGCCCATGACACTTCGTTGTTTGGTGATGTTGTTCCTCCAAAATTGGAACAACTATTTATACTGAG GACGCCGGATATGTCAGCCATGCATCATGACACCTCACATGATCTCAAACACCTGGGAGCTAAGCTGAAGGATATTCTCGGG GTTCCTGATACTTCCCTCGAAGCAAGATACATTACTCTTCATGTCTGCGACCTTGTCGCAGAGAGAGGTGCACGCTTGGCTGCTGCTGGTATATATGGCATTCTAAAGAAGCTGGGCAAGGACAAAGTTTCAAGTGACGGTAGTCAAAAGCAAAGGACTGTCGTTGCTATGGATGGTGGCTTATACGAGCATTACAAGAAGTTCAGTGCCTGTGTAGAATCaacgctcgcagacctgcttgGTGAGAAGGCTGCCTCATCAGTTGTCGTCAAATTGGCCAACGATGGCTCAGGAATCGGAGCTGCACTTCTTGCAGCCTCACACTCCCAGTATGCTGAAGCTGAATAG